The following proteins come from a genomic window of Alphaproteobacteria bacterium:
- a CDS encoding ATP-dependent Clp protease proteolytic subunit: MGYLVPTVIEQSGRGERAYDIYSRLLRERIIFLTGEINDDVASLISAQLLFLEAENPEAPIYLYINSPGGVVSSTFAMLDTMNFITPDVYTVCIGQACSGGSLLLAGGTKGKRYALKNSRVMIHQPHGGARGQASDMKIQIEEMLKSRETLYAMYADFTGQSISKIKTALERDTFLSADDALKFGLVDEVIEKRVDMALKSI, translated from the coding sequence TTGGGTTATCTTGTACCAACAGTTATTGAGCAATCCGGTAGAGGTGAAAGGGCATATGATATATATTCTCGCCTATTGAGGGAGCGTATTATCTTTTTAACAGGTGAGATTAATGATGATGTTGCATCATTGATTTCAGCACAACTTTTGTTTTTGGAAGCTGAGAATCCAGAAGCGCCTATTTATCTCTATATCAACTCTCCAGGAGGCGTGGTTTCATCAACCTTTGCCATGCTGGATACAATGAACTTCATTACTCCAGATGTCTATACGGTTTGTATAGGGCAAGCGTGTTCAGGAGGTTCGTTGCTTCTTGCGGGCGGCACAAAAGGTAAGCGTTATGCCTTAAAAAATAGTCGCGTAATGATCCATCAACCCCATGGTGGCGCAAGGGGCCAAGCAAGTGATATGAAGATTCAAATAGAAGAAATGTTGAAATCAAGAGAAACACTTTATGCAATGTATGCTGATTTTACTGGACAGTCAATTTCTAAGATTAAAACAGCCTTAGAGCGTGATACATTCTTAAGCGCAGATGATGCTTTGAAGTTTGGGTTGGTCGACGAAGTCATAGAAAAAAGAGTTGATATGGCTTTAAAATCCATATAA
- the trmD gene encoding tRNA (guanosine(37)-N1)-methyltransferase TrmD has product MSANFTVITLFPEMFPGPLEHSLSGKALEKKEWKLRVINMRDFSHSKHHKVDDTSFGGDFGLVIMCDVVHDALVYALTLHKNPIIVYLSPKGEVFKQEHVKRFWHRHSETNTRSSFAEAQDDELEIIFLCGRYEGIDERVLEYWRENHGLIELSLGDFILSGGEVAAITMMDAILRYQTVERKETLAYESFENCLLEYPHYTKPREWKGKQVPEVLLSGHHGDIAKWKKEMSEKITKEKRLDLWQKYLKT; this is encoded by the coding sequence GTGTCAGCAAATTTTACCGTTATTACCTTATTTCCTGAGATGTTTCCTGGTCCTTTGGAGCATTCTTTATCAGGCAAAGCTTTAGAGAAAAAAGAATGGAAGTTGCGTGTAATTAATATGCGTGATTTTTCTCATTCAAAGCATCATAAAGTTGATGATACGTCATTTGGCGGTGATTTTGGGTTGGTGATTATGTGTGATGTTGTGCATGATGCCTTAGTATATGCTCTGACGTTGCATAAAAATCCTATAATTGTATATTTGAGTCCGAAGGGTGAGGTGTTTAAACAAGAACATGTCAAAAGATTTTGGCATCGTCATTCTGAAACAAACACCAGAAGCTCTTTTGCTGAAGCTCAGGATGACGAGCTTGAGATTATATTCCTATGTGGGCGTTATGAAGGAATCGATGAGCGTGTGCTTGAATATTGGCGCGAAAATCATGGACTTATAGAACTCAGCCTAGGTGATTTTATTCTCTCAGGTGGAGAGGTGGCTGCTATAACCATGATGGATGCGATTTTGAGATATCAAACCGTTGAGCGAAAAGAAACATTAGCATATGAGTCTTTCGAAAATTGCTTATTGGAATACCCCCATTATACAAAACCAAGAGAATGGAAAGGTAAGCAAGTGCCTGAAGTTTTGTTGAGCGGGCACCATGGCGATATTGCAAAATGGAAAAAAGAAATGTCCGAAAAGATCACTAAAGAAAAACGCCTGGATTTATGGCAAAAGTATTTGAAAACTTAA
- a CDS encoding nucleotide exchange factor GrpE → MTEEKDQEVEVDPIEELQEKVKALESEVLRGRADLENTRKRFEKERVDAAQFGAFRFAKDLLKVIDGLEMALQSIEKTQDVKSTVDGIKMIHQEFDKILNAHGVKKVDSLHHELDPNVHEVVTEIEDETSEHPSQTVVRVMQEGYKMHERLLRPAMVGVKK, encoded by the coding sequence ATGACAGAAGAAAAAGATCAAGAAGTAGAAGTAGATCCTATAGAGGAGCTGCAAGAAAAAGTTAAGGCGCTGGAAAGTGAAGTTCTTAGGGGTCGTGCAGACCTTGAAAACACTAGAAAGCGCTTTGAAAAAGAGCGCGTGGATGCGGCTCAGTTTGGTGCATTTCGTTTTGCAAAAGATCTGCTGAAGGTGATTGATGGTCTTGAAATGGCGTTGCAAAGTATTGAAAAAACGCAAGACGTTAAAAGTACTGTGGATGGCATCAAGATGATCCACCAAGAATTTGATAAAATTCTTAATGCGCATGGTGTTAAAAAAGTTGATTCACTTCATCATGAGCTCGACCCAAATGTACACGAGGTGGTTACAGAGATTGAAGATGAGACTTCTGAACATCCATCGCAAACAGTGGTGCGAGTGATGCAAGAGGGGTACAAGATGCACGAGAGACTTCTTAGACCTGCGATGGTTGGGGTGAAGAAGTAG
- the rpmG gene encoding 50S ribosomal protein L33, protein MAKKKGAVIQIRMISSADTGYFYVTKKNARTKPDKLEMKKYDPRVRKHVMFKEAKMK, encoded by the coding sequence ATGGCAAAGAAAAAAGGCGCAGTCATTCAAATCAGGATGATCAGTTCTGCAGACACAGGATATTTTTATGTAACTAAGAAAAATGCAAGAACAAAGCCTGATAAGTTAGAAATGAAAAAATACGATCCTCGTGTGAGAAAGCACGTAATGTTCAAAGAAGCAAAAATGAAATAG
- the dapE gene encoding succinyl-diaminopimelate desuccinylase, whose product MLEHELAKKLIKIKSITPENNGCLELIASYLPDFEHSYINKGNTSNLFSKYKNGAKHFAFAGHIDVVPVSDNWSVPPFDGVVKNGYLYGRGTNDMKGAIACFVAAFLEVKDKINYSVSFLLTSDEEGDATYGTREIIKYLQDKNEKIDLCLIGEPTSKNKVGDRIKIGSRGSINTRIRVHGQAGHVGYPDEAKNPIPIALDLAKKLNEHVLDKGNEHFQASNLELTSIDVNNTATNVIPPYIDIRFNIRFNDIHTHESLKAWIQSIAHEHECHFEFCGIPYYCDISKFNLSSANISTHGAASDGFIIKDLCPCFELGLFYDQAHQKDERVLLEDLTKLKEIYKEILLHF is encoded by the coding sequence ATGCTTGAACACGAACTTGCTAAAAAACTCATAAAAATTAAAAGCATTACTCCAGAGAATAATGGATGTCTAGAGCTTATTGCATCTTATCTTCCTGATTTTGAACATAGCTATATCAACAAAGGAAATACATCTAATTTATTCTCAAAATATAAAAACGGCGCTAAACATTTTGCTTTTGCTGGCCATATCGATGTTGTGCCAGTGTCTGATAATTGGTCTGTTCCGCCTTTTGATGGCGTTGTAAAAAATGGATATTTATATGGACGCGGTACCAACGATATGAAAGGCGCTATTGCATGCTTTGTTGCTGCATTTTTGGAAGTTAAAGATAAAATTAATTATTCTGTAAGCTTTCTTTTAACGAGCGACGAAGAAGGTGATGCAACCTATGGTACACGTGAAATTATTAAATATTTACAAGATAAAAATGAAAAAATAGACCTGTGTTTGATTGGAGAGCCCACTTCAAAAAACAAGGTTGGTGATCGCATTAAAATAGGAAGTCGTGGCAGTATCAATACACGCATTCGTGTTCATGGGCAAGCTGGACATGTTGGATATCCGGATGAAGCAAAAAACCCTATTCCTATAGCGCTAGACCTCGCAAAAAAACTAAATGAACATGTATTAGATAAGGGTAATGAGCATTTTCAAGCATCTAATTTGGAGCTTACATCCATCGATGTTAATAACACTGCAACCAATGTGATCCCACCTTATATCGATATCCGATTTAATATTCGATTTAACGATATTCATACACATGAATCTTTAAAAGCATGGATTCAAAGTATCGCCCATGAGCATGAATGTCACTTTGAGTTCTGTGGCATACCTTATTATTGTGATATTTCCAAATTCAATTTAAGCAGCGCGAATATTTCAACTCACGGCGCAGCAAGCGACGGGTTTATTATTAAAGACCTGTGCCCTTGTTTTGAATTAGGGTTGTTTTATGATCAAGCACACCAAAAAGACGAACGAGTTTTGTTGGAGGATTTGACTAAACTCAAAGAAATATACAAAGAAATACTCTTGCATTTCTAA
- a CDS encoding DUF2628 domain-containing protein — protein sequence MKELLITMLSDKEFLDIATTDGKKTKQTEYYLAAYKKWKKDRKFTLNWCAFLFFAFWMMYRKMYLTAIIFGTIAWTVPLYLTSFVIKFSNLIPLEKIPMYSGLVSLIIYLFTFGLFGNIVYFHFVDTMHQLKYKKIGTNKGIIWAFFCVLFIVSVLLGGLMSLDPGFVKYFIVTLPAISFISSTILPIFLGYLFDRRWGVILYPLFKIKNLKV from the coding sequence ATGAAGGAATTGTTAATTACTATGCTTAGCGATAAAGAATTTTTAGATATCGCCACAACAGACGGAAAGAAAACAAAACAAACAGAATACTATCTTGCAGCTTATAAAAAATGGAAAAAAGATCGAAAATTTACACTGAACTGGTGTGCGTTTTTGTTTTTTGCATTTTGGATGATGTATAGAAAAATGTACCTTACAGCCATTATTTTTGGAACCATTGCTTGGACGGTGCCTTTGTATTTAACGTCATTTGTTATAAAATTCTCAAACTTAATTCCCCTAGAAAAAATACCAATGTATTCAGGTCTTGTAAGTTTGATTATCTACCTTTTTACCTTTGGACTCTTTGGAAATATTGTTTATTTTCATTTTGTAGACACAATGCACCAATTGAAATATAAAAAAATTGGAACAAATAAAGGAATTATTTGGGCATTCTTTTGCGTTCTATTTATAGTCAGCGTATTGCTTGGGGGGCTCATGAGCCTCGATCCTGGTTTTGTTAAGTATTTTATTGTTACGCTACCCGCTATTAGCTTCATTTCCAGCACAATCCTTCCTATTTTTTTAGGGTATCTCTTCGACAGAAGATGGGGTGTAATCTTATATCCGCTTTTTAAAATCAAAAACCTTAAGGTATGA
- a CDS encoding beta-lactamase family protein: protein MIFFCFANLDQLTNTEGLSDYIENLEDQFKDKIGGAVAVVYKGQVIYKKTFGQTKLEDGKPITSKTVFSIASCTKPIVSTAVAMLIKQKKLRLNDTVTFFKKNQPVKVEHLLAHTTGYVFDGETDGKRNNNRMIEKGVPRLQLLKILKNSPQEFKPGEKYSYNNITFSLIENIIKSSTKKNWKYAVAELLDSLDINDYAFGCPENDETIAYPHSIKSEQFQTEVETLPVKRPHHESVGSAGGLFMSLDGMIKFLKLHMGYAPHVLTKKDLKKFHEPRISTSSDWFMTTWPIPREEFDLSYGLGWRIFDYKNDPLKKNRIVFSMGYLRGMLPFIGFLPNHEIGIVILLNQDYYNFSLEQGLGFLNYFVSKSTSNCKI, encoded by the coding sequence ATGATATTTTTTTGCTTTGCCAACCTTGATCAACTGACAAATACTGAAGGACTTTCAGATTATATTGAAAATCTAGAAGACCAATTCAAAGATAAAATTGGTGGGGCTGTCGCTGTTGTATATAAAGGTCAGGTTATATATAAAAAAACTTTTGGGCAGACAAAACTTGAGGACGGAAAACCGATCACATCTAAGACAGTATTCTCTATTGCATCCTGCACAAAACCAATTGTCTCAACAGCTGTTGCAATGCTCATTAAACAAAAAAAACTTAGACTCAATGATACGGTTACATTTTTCAAAAAGAATCAGCCTGTCAAAGTCGAGCATTTGCTAGCCCACACAACGGGCTATGTGTTTGATGGCGAAACGGATGGAAAAAGAAACAACAATAGAATGATTGAAAAAGGCGTTCCAAGATTGCAATTACTAAAAATATTAAAAAATAGCCCTCAAGAATTCAAACCTGGAGAAAAATATTCTTACAACAATATTACATTTAGTCTTATAGAAAACATCATTAAATCTAGTACGAAAAAAAATTGGAAATATGCTGTAGCAGAACTTCTAGATAGTTTAGATATAAATGACTACGCTTTTGGTTGTCCTGAAAATGATGAAACTATCGCTTACCCCCATTCTATTAAAAGTGAACAATTCCAAACTGAAGTTGAAACTCTGCCTGTTAAACGCCCACACCATGAGTCGGTCGGTTCTGCCGGCGGACTTTTTATGTCTTTAGATGGAATGATTAAATTTTTAAAGCTACACATGGGCTACGCACCGCATGTTTTAACAAAAAAAGATTTAAAAAAATTTCACGAACCAAGAATTAGTACATCCTCTGATTGGTTTATGACAACATGGCCCATTCCTAGAGAAGAGTTTGATTTATCTTATGGCTTAGGCTGGCGTATTTTTGATTATAAAAATGATCCACTTAAAAAGAATCGCATCGTTTTTAGCATGGGATATCTAAGGGGTATGCTGCCATTTATTGGCTTTTTGCCGAATCACGAGATTGGTATTGTTATTCTGTTAAATCAAGATTACTATAATTTTTCTCTGGAGCAAGGACTGGGTTTTTTAAATTACTTTGTGTCTAAGAGCACATCTAACTGTAAAATTTGA
- a CDS encoding Rne/Rng family ribonuclease has product MKLLIDHHAFESRAAVIDDNGVLQTLNIDTSAHKQTKGNIYLAKIVRVEPGIGAVFLDYGGKKNGFLPIGQLKKLLPDEQQLKRAVGENLLVQVIKEERQNKGCAFTIEISLAGHYSIILPFEGSVGGVSQKIKGSVERERLRKIVEKIGLPSYISVILRTSAEKRAADEIRKDIRYLNKLWRAISKKAQEKKQPGLVYEEHSIFERAVRDTASKDVKDILIEGKEIFEQVKKFARTVMPSIKNKIHEYNGDKPLFNMFHVNEQIEMLLSPLVPLKSGGTLVIQQTEALISIDVNSAGYKSKLQEDTSRDINVEACEEIARQILLRDISGIIVIDFIDMEREENNALVYKTLKAAFKHDSARTNILPVNAFGVIQMTRQRSKKTLSDYFTQKCPCCSGYGSARTVESMSSTILRAIKKKAAANSMSDVIVTVSKDVFDYMQNKLRRDICAIEEQHQVRVQLMSVWHINNADYNIRIENQQKPTMPHIKEEQVLSKRRKVAHG; this is encoded by the coding sequence ATGAAATTATTAATTGATCATCATGCATTTGAATCAAGAGCTGCTGTAATTGATGATAACGGCGTTTTACAAACACTCAATATTGATACAAGTGCACATAAACAAACAAAAGGTAACATTTACCTTGCAAAAATCGTTAGAGTTGAGCCCGGAATTGGCGCAGTATTTTTAGACTATGGTGGAAAAAAGAATGGATTTTTACCCATTGGTCAACTCAAAAAGCTTTTACCGGACGAACAACAACTAAAGCGCGCCGTGGGTGAAAATCTTCTTGTGCAAGTCATAAAAGAAGAGCGACAAAATAAAGGTTGCGCTTTTACAATTGAAATTAGCTTAGCTGGTCACTACTCCATTATACTGCCATTCGAAGGAAGTGTTGGTGGCGTATCCCAAAAGATTAAAGGCTCAGTTGAACGAGAGCGCTTAAGAAAAATTGTTGAAAAGATTGGACTACCCTCCTACATCAGCGTTATTTTAAGAACTTCTGCCGAAAAAAGAGCAGCGGATGAAATTCGCAAAGATATTCGTTACTTAAACAAACTATGGAGAGCTATCTCCAAAAAAGCACAGGAGAAAAAACAACCTGGTTTGGTTTATGAAGAGCATAGTATTTTTGAACGCGCTGTGCGAGATACGGCATCCAAAGATGTTAAGGACATTCTTATAGAAGGTAAGGAAATTTTTGAGCAAGTTAAAAAATTTGCTCGCACCGTTATGCCTAGCATTAAAAATAAAATTCATGAATACAACGGCGATAAACCTTTATTTAATATGTTTCATGTGAATGAGCAAATAGAGATGCTCTTAAGCCCTTTAGTACCACTCAAGTCAGGTGGAACACTTGTAATTCAGCAAACAGAAGCTTTGATCTCGATTGATGTGAACTCAGCAGGTTATAAATCGAAACTTCAAGAAGATACCAGTCGAGATATTAATGTTGAAGCATGTGAAGAAATTGCGCGACAGATTCTTCTGCGAGATATTTCCGGTATTATCGTAATTGATTTCATTGATATGGAGCGTGAAGAAAATAATGCACTTGTTTATAAAACGCTCAAAGCTGCTTTTAAGCACGATTCGGCACGAACAAATATTTTGCCTGTTAACGCATTTGGCGTCATCCAAATGACGCGCCAAAGATCTAAAAAAACCCTATCAGATTATTTTACACAAAAGTGCCCCTGCTGTTCTGGTTATGGTAGCGCACGAACAGTTGAGTCTATGAGCTCAACCATTTTACGTGCCATCAAGAAGAAAGCCGCTGCAAACTCTATGAGCGATGTTATTGTAACAGTATCTAAAGATGTTTTTGATTACATGCAAAATAAGCTAAGGCGAGATATTTGTGCTATTGAAGAGCAACACCAGGTTAGAGTGCAGTTGATGTCCGTGTGGCATATTAACAATGCTGACTACAATATTCGGATAGAAAACCAACAAAAACCTACTATGCCACACATCAAAGAAGAGCAGGTTTTGAGTAAACGCAGAAAGGTCGCGCACGGATAA
- a CDS encoding 30S ribosomal protein S12, with protein sequence MPTINQLVRKGRIPVKAKNKVPALEACPQKRGVCTRVFTTTPKKPNSALRKVARIQLSNGYEVTGYIPGMGHNLQEHSVVMIEGGRVKDLPGVRYHIIRGTLDTQGVQNRKQARSRYGAKKPK encoded by the coding sequence ATGCCAACAATTAACCAGCTGGTTCGCAAAGGAAGAATTCCGGTAAAAGCAAAAAACAAAGTGCCAGCGCTCGAAGCTTGTCCACAAAAAAGAGGTGTGTGTACAAGAGTTTTCACAACAACACCAAAGAAACCAAACTCCGCACTTCGTAAAGTTGCGCGTATCCAACTAAGTAATGGATATGAAGTAACTGGTTATATTCCAGGAATGGGGCACAATCTTCAAGAACACTCTGTTGTTATGATCGAAGGTGGTCGTGTAAAAGACTTACCTGGTGTGCGCTATCACATCATCCGCGGAACACTTGATACACAAGGTGTACAAAATAGAAAACAAGCCCGCTCCAGATATGGTGCGAAGAAACCTAAATAA
- the rpsG gene encoding 30S ribosomal protein S7, with product MSRRRQAKKIEILPDPRFKDTVVSKFINNVMEQGKKAVAEKIVYGALDSLTASTDEDKLSLFKKALENVKPLVEVKSRRVGGATYQVPHEVRPARAQALSIRWIIDASRKRPGTTMMSKLASEFKDAAENKGTAVKKKEDTHKMAEANRAFAHYRW from the coding sequence ATGTCCAGAAGAAGACAGGCGAAGAAAATCGAGATTTTGCCAGATCCTCGATTCAAAGACACAGTTGTGAGTAAGTTCATTAATAATGTTATGGAGCAAGGTAAAAAAGCTGTTGCTGAAAAAATTGTTTATGGTGCGCTAGATTCCTTAACAGCATCAACGGACGAAGATAAGTTATCACTTTTTAAAAAAGCATTAGAGAACGTTAAACCTCTTGTCGAAGTTAAATCTAGACGTGTTGGCGGTGCAACATATCAAGTTCCACATGAAGTACGTCCAGCTAGAGCGCAAGCACTTTCTATTCGTTGGATTATTGATGCTTCCAGAAAAAGACCTGGGACAACTATGATGTCGAAATTAGCATCTGAATTTAAAGATGCTGCAGAAAACAAAGGCACTGCAGTAAAGAAGAAAGAAGATACGCATAAGATGGCAGAAGCAAACAGAGCATTCGCTCACTATAGGTGGTAA